TAATCTTTTTGTCCACCCCTGCAGGGACTGAGAGTCTGTTTTCAGGGCAGCCTTAAGGATACCATTATAACGTTCAATAAGGCCTGCCCCTGTTGGGTTATATGGCAGGTGGAATCGCCAttcaatgttgttttcttctgcccagCGCTGTATCATCGCTCCAGTGAAGTGAGTCCCTTGGTCACTCTCGATAACTTGAGGTGTCCCGTATGCAGACATCAGTTTGTCTTACATATAGTAAGTGCCTTAATTGTGTATGCTTGATTTGCCTTTGGTACAGGATAGGCTTGCAGCAGTCCACTTACAGTGTCAACGCAGGTCAGGGCATATCTCGCCCCCTCAGACCGAGGGAGGGGCCCAATGTAGTCGACCTGCCATCTCTGAAGAGGACTATATCCTCTAGCAATGTGGGATGTTGTTTCAGGCAACGGTCTCGGTCTCATCTTTGAGCAAGTGTTGTGCCTTGATGGCATATTCCTGATTTGCTTTTGGCACCGGATAGGCTTGCAGCAGTCCACTTACAGTGTCAACGCAGGTCAGGGCATATCTCGCCCCCTCAGACCGAGGGAGGGGCCCAGTGTAATCAACCTGCCATCTTTGAAGAGGACTGTATCCTCTAGCAATGTGGGATGTTGTTTCAGGCAACGGTCTCGGTCTCATCTTTGAGCAAGCATCGCAATCCTGACATGCTTGAACGATATCAGATAGTTGTACAGGCAGCCCCCATGCTTTAGCAGCTGCCCACATTATCTTCTGTCCAGCATGCCGTAGCTTCTGATGTAACCAACGGGCAATATTTTCAGATTGTGAATTCTCAATCCATCGGATTCGGGCCAGTGTGTCAGCTTCATCATTTCCTGGTGACTGCAAGGGTTGATGACCAGAGACATGGTAGACACATACTGTCCTGTGTTTGACCGTATTCCAAATGTCTACCCACATGTCTTTACCCCAAATCGGTCGGGCGTGGATAGTCCATTCCTGGGTAGCCCATTGCGTAATCCACAGAGTGAGCCCCCGGTACACAGCCCAACTATCTGTACAGATGTTCAGGACGCCGTCACCAGGTTCTTTAGTTATAACCATCCACACGGCTCGCAATTCTGCCCATTGGCTGCTTTGACCATCCCCCTCATCAAAAGGAGGTTgaggctgtgattaccaatttcccatacacctacatttatacatttatttgcaaatgaaagTTACAAATGTGTAAATTTCATTTGCAAACAGGCATCTGTGAGAACTGTTGCGAGGTATGTCCTGAAATGAGAGTGCAGGAAAGCACAGGCAAGACATCCATAGGTGTCAGCAGCTTCATGTGCCTTTGTTGGACTCATTCTAGGACATCCATATCTATTTTACTGTAGagctggacacagtgctccaagCGTGGCCTCACCAGGACTGAGTAGAAGGGAAGGATCACATCCTCCAGCCTGCTGCTTATAGTTTACCCGATGCAACTCAGGATACTATTAGCCTTTTGTGGTCAGGGCATGCTGCTGACTCACATTCAACGTGGTGTCCACCAGAACCCtaaagttttgggttttttttgccaagctgctttccagctagGTGGCCTCCAGCATGTACTGGTGCCTGGAGTTGTTCCTCCCCAGATGCAGGACTGAATGCTTGTTGAGTTTCATGAGGTTCCTTTGGAGAGCTTCCTTATCCAGCCCTATGGTTAATCTGCCTCTTATCCCAGTTTTGTGTCATCTACAAGcatgctgagggtgcactctgTTCTATCATTCACATAATTagtgaaaatattaaacagaattGGACTCCCTGAGGTACTTTGCTACTTACCAGCTTCCAAATGGACTTTGTGTAATTGATCACCACCCCCTGGGTCTGGCCATTCAGACAGCTTCTTGTTATCAtctggaagatgagaaaaactCTGTTTAGTTTTgattcttgaggaaaaaaatgtttaagcaATCACTCTTTTAGTGTcttcatgtgtgtgtgtgtacccCTGTGGTTCTTTCCCATAACAAGTGAGTTGATTTGCTTATTAATGTCAAATCTAACAGGTAAGTTTTGGACTCAGAAATGTTACGCTCACTGTCATTGGCACTTTCTCTTTTGTAGTATGCAAACTTGTGCAATGATGCGAGTCTAGGAAGCATGCTGAGTTAAAGGCACCAGATCCAAATCTTAGTGAGTAAAACCTTTAGCTGCTAGCATTATTAACTTGCCTCTCTGTGTTCACTATGCTCCATTTAGGCAAGTGGAAAGCGTTGGGTTGTAGAATTTTGTAAAGCTTCTTtagagagcagagcagatgctAGGAtgatgtttttgtctttgtgtttttcacTTCCAGTCTTTTTCCATACCTGTCATGATAGGCCTAGAAACCTTGAGTCTTATGAGCCTACCTGGTTCCCTGTAGCTACAAGCCAGTCACATCTTCAGCCAAACCAATCCAAACCTCTTCATGCTTGTGCAGAGGTAAGAACAATGATGATGCTGTTAAGATCCCAGTCTCTGACCATGCAAGAGAAACTTCATATGTTGGTACTGGACATGTTTGCCAGTAAGTGGCTGGCCCTATGGGAAAGGGGACATCAGATGGTTTTGTCATTCAGGATCTCCTTGCTAATGCTGTGTACAGCTGCCTTAGGGTGTGTCCTGCTTgctcttctcctctttcctcccacAAAAAAGAGGATGTTCTCAGATTTATGTTTACTTCCCCAAGCTCTATCACTGTGAGTAGTTAACCACAATGGGGCAATAAGGGGATATGAATTAATATTCCAGTCATTCAGTCTAAAGGAATAATGTTCCAGTAATCTGACTCATACTCAAACAGGGCAGTGGAAATGACAGCATCGTAAGACAATCTCGAATTGGTTCCATCTTTTAGTGTTGAGTAGAAACAATTCTTGCAGGCTTTTGTGGTAGAGAAAGTGTTTGCAACATCCCAGTTTTCATCCTTCATCAAAGTGATCTTCCAGGTTTGGGTTTCCATGACAGTGTCTTCCTCCCCAGGGGCTTTGCCTTGGAAAACAATCTCAGTTAAGTTTTCCATGATGGAGAAGACTTCTGCGACTGCATGAACATTGACATTCCTGCGACACAGAAGTGTAGCTCTCAGGATGTTGGACAAGCATCTCAATATTCCACCGgtctgaatttcagtttgttctgaCCAGTGGCTctcattcttctgtgttttcaacaCTCCAGTTACTTCAGTCAGTTTTTTAATGGCAATCTCTTGTGACTCAACGCTCACCTCCTCGGGTTGCTCTGTGACTTGAAAAAGAGAGGCTACTACTTGGTTGATTTCCATTGTGTTCTCAATCGAAATATTCAGGGCTGTCTTAATCAGGCTTTCCCTCAACTGAGCCTTGGGTATCTGGAGGGTTGGCGCAGCTTTGATGTAGTTTAGGATGGAGGCTGCAAGATAAGCCAAATAGCCCGCATTGAAATAGTCTCCAGCTGTCATGGGCACACTTGAACCACTCACTGAGGCAAGCAGTTCATGGAACACCACAGCTAGCGGTCGACTTTTCACCGGGTTCTGCCCTATGACATACAGGCTCAGTTGGGTAAATGCCCCCAGAGAATCACACATTTGAACATACAGCGTCACGGTATACCTCTGAGAGGGCACACCAACCGGAAGGAGAGATGGAGGCATTCTAGGCTGGTAGCCAAAGTACAGAATTGTGCCAAACGTGTTGTCCTCCACCGAGTTAATTTTGGCCGTTTTGGATACGTCGGAAGCTACTATGACCTTGTACGTCAGAGGTAGGTTGTGTAGGTTGtccctctcctgatggagcccaggataccatttgccttccaagctgcaagagcacactgctggctcgtgttAAGTTTCTCttccatcaggacccccaggtccttctctgccgagctgctctcaaggatcAGGGGCATGGCAGGACGGCAGGGCGGGGGAAGGCGCTCGTCCTGCAGCGCGCACTGCCAGCAGGGCACACAGCCCGCACGGAGCGCTCAGCGTCGCGGCTGGATCGGCGGCCACGCCGCGCCGAGAGGATGAACGGCCCCGCCCCACGCCCGCCCCCGAggccggcccggcccggccccttCTCCTGCGTGCTTTAAGAACAGCGGAGTCGCTCCGGCAATAGTTGTGAAGGGGTTGTGGGACGGCCATGGCACCGCTGAGGGACTGCAAGGTACGGGTGGGCCGGAAAGGAGCGGCGCAACGAGGGAACCGAGAGGCCGAGCCCGCTGTGCCCGGGGGTCCCGCAGCTGCTGGGAGTGTGCGCGGCGAGTCGAGCAGGGCTCGGCTTCAGCCTCTACCGGGACGGGGTGGGGGAGCTGAGGCGGCTGAGGCTGGGAGGGTGTCCTGCCTGTTTCCCTCTGGGGGAAGCCAGGTGACCCATACGTAGCAGTCTTGACCTGTCTGCACTCTTGGCTATTTTCTTCTCGCTGTTTCTGGACTCGCGCTTGTGTGCTGTAAAGAAGTTTGTGGTTTGATACTGTGCACTAGACTTTCAGACTTGTTATGTGAACTTTCTGGTACTTGGACTGTTGGAATATGAGCCATTAATCAAATCTCTGTGAGAAAGCTTTGGAATATTGTTTAAGGTATGGCTAACAGCCTCCCTATGAGGTTTGAcaatgaagatgctgaaggtGTGTACAAGTTGAGGTGGGGAGTTAGTTAGGTTGTATTTCCTGCCAATTACTGGAGAGAGATCAGGTTCTTTCATATATATACACGCTTCTCGTTGAGATTAAGACACATTGTGTCAATATTTGTCACCAGTTACAAGTGCTAGTCACCCAGGGAGATGGGGAATGAAAGGCAATAGAAAGGGTatagcaaataaaagcaaagagtcATTTGCAGAAAGCCAGAGAGATAGTCACCTTCATGGGTCCAGCATAGCTTGTGGCTGCCTGTTGATCCAGGGAACTCATCCAGTCACTGCAGGGGATGGTAGAAAGTCAGGAAGCTTTGACAGCAAGCAGAGCCTGGGGGGCTCTTTCCTcaggggtttgttttttctctgggAAACTCTCTCCAAATTGCTTAGTTTAGTAGAGACCTTTTATCACCAttctctgctccttcccccccccccccccttttttttttctttctgttagcTTGATTGTCCTGGACCTCCAGATAAACCAGCAGGGAGTGGTGCCTTCTTTGCCATGCACAGGTATTATCATCTTTGGTAGTGGCCGGCTCCTTCAAGCAGGGCCCCTGCCTCTCCTCCAAATTCTGCTTATCTTTACAACTATAATCAGAAGCCATGACCTGGTGACACCCACCGCTCTCTGTTTAATTTGCAGCTATCAGTTAGAGTCATATTGCCAAAAAAGTCTCATAAGTTGAGCCATGAGCCAAGGTGTAAAGGCAGAAGGAGCAGTGCAATAGAAAGATGTTATGAAGAATAAGAATGTTCATCAGTATCAAAGGATCTAGgcttgcagggaaaaaaaacctccacaAAGTAGCAAGCATTCCTGtatggcagtcagcccttaaattATGTCCGACAGGGTGAAGCCTGGCTTTCAGAGCTGGCAGGGTCTTTTCTCCAGGTGCTTGGTCAGTTGTTCAGGCCATGACGCAGCAGTtcaagtgggggaaaaaaacaaacagagttGATCACACGTTGTGTGGAGACAAACTTGTGGTTGAGTTGCTATGCTGTGTGggaaaacacagccctgctgtcacGTGTAGGAAACTCGTGCCTTAATTCAGTACGTGACAATTTCACATGAGGTGTGCCTGCGGCAGAGGAACTGGTTGAAAGGGGACCATAATGAGTTTAGAATCCTTCTTGCTTTTTGAGGTCTGTAGCCTGTAAAGTTTTACAGTTTATGACGTGTTGGTTCTTCCTCCCCACTGTTAACCACAACTAATTGTCTTTATGTAACATCATCTATAATTATGACTGCAGAAAGTGTTTCTGTGGCTGTTCAAGTCATCTGTTCAGCACGAcaacacaagaacaaaacacagttgAAGAGCATCAGAAAATCATTGCTTTTGAAGTTTGTTGGCTGCGtctggaaaagcagcatgtgGAATAAGCAGgctctttctttgtttattgTGCAGGCCTGGCAGGATGCTGGACTTGCCCTGTCCACTACAAGCAATGAAGCCTGTAAACTATTCGATGCTACGGTAAGGCAGGTATGACCTAAAACAAACATGAGGGGATATGTTTTGGAGGGCCTTGTGCACCAAGTAGTCTTTGCTGTAGCTGATTTTTGAATTTCTTACTGtctggaagatgagaaaaaggtgtatttggttttatttcttgagGAAAGAACACTCCAGCAGCCACTGTGCTGGTGTGTCCACAGCAAAGATCTAACAGGTAAGCTGTAGTCTCAGAGGTGTTAagttcttctgtgttttctgctaaTAGGCAGAGGAAACAGAGCCTGGGAATCAGGCTGAGTTCAGTCAGTATCTGTCTGCGGAAAACCTTGTaagcagagagctctgctgaatGTTGTAGGTGTGGGAAAACATTCAGCTGGTAGGCTTGTCATGCTTAACACTGGAGAACCATCAAAGAGACATATGCTGCATAAAAAGTGAAGATTGTTAGTTCTGCTGGTGGCCAGAGTAccttaaagaaaacatcttttctgttttcttcctaagcAGACTCGGTGTGCTAAGTGTaaagtttctcttttgtttaattCCTTTAATTTTGACCTTCCTGGGGCCATGGGCTGCCTGATGTAATGCCTGTTTGTTTGGCAGCCCTGCCAAATAGAGTTTGGAAGTAGAGGAtcttggaggtcccttccagcccaagccttTCTGCTGTTCTATGGGAGAATGAAAAGATGCCCAGTGTTGTTGGCCCTGTCTCTCTCTTTTACAGTATGCGACATGGCGCAATGATGAGAACCTAGGAGGTATTGAAGGGTGTCTTTCCAAGTTAAAGGCTGCAGATCCAAATTTTGGTATGTATAACATTTAAGTGTTAGCATGGAAAGTGCTGGATGATATGTAAGtatctccaaaagtaatgcctcctgtttatttccatggtaaTTGCAATGGGTACAGAGAGCACAATGGGTACAGAATCTACTATTTGACATAACTCATTCtaagctacaaaacacttttttttttttaatttattttttttaacatagtcatCACCTCTAGCAATGCATTTTCTCCAGAGATGACCAGAAGCATGCGTGCCACGCTCATAAAGACCTGCACTAGCAGAGGTGGCCTGTTGTTGGCTCTGCTGAAATGTATTACCTGCCACCTTGCTGTGCTGGcacccactgtttggttttcagAAGTGCACAGGAAGAGTCAGTAATGTCAATAGGGTCCACTGTCTCCAtgtgaaggaattcagtgacacgcctttgcttcatacgcacttccatgtTAAGCATCACTTTAgcaggctgcccctctgctgccattggCAGCCATATGGcaaaaaaatgttacagaatattggtgggaaggttctaCTGCTGTaccaacatttgcctctgatgttgtggacCAGTGTAATAAAATgggaggtattacttttggagcagcccttctgtcctgtttctttgtgttgtcTGCACTTCATTTTGGCAAGTGGAAACTGGATTCTGTAAATGTTTAGAGGGGAGAGCAGGCTGtgatatttctgtgtttatcaCCTTGAGTCTTTTCCAATGCCTGTCATGAAGGGCAGTGGAAACTTGAAGCTTATGAgtcttttcagtcttctttgGCTACAATTGAGACCCATTTTCAACCAAACCAACCTAAACCTCTTCATGCTTGTATAGAGATGAATTATCTGCATTTCTGTACCGCTCATGTTGTAACTTGCTGATTTCCATAGTGATGGGACATGTCATTGCTAATGGATTGCAACTTATTGGTATTGGAAGCTCATTGCGGCTCAACAGAGATCTGGACAATGCGCTGAAAACATTGATGACGCTGACAAAATCTCAGCCTCTGACTGAGCGGGAGAAGCTTCACGTGTTGGCATTGGACATGTTTGCCAGAGGGTAGGTGGCTGGCCCTCTGGGGAAAGGAACAGCGGATTGTTTTGTCATCCAGGACCTTCCTGCTGTTACTGCGTACTGCTGCATCCCcatttgctctttcttcccatgaaagaaaagctctgtgaagAGCTTAAGCTATCAGAGGTCAAGGTGATGCCGAGTATGGGTGTTTTCTAGCAGTCTAACCAGTCATCTAATAAATAGCCAGGATCAGGTGTTTGGTATCATTCCCAAACATATTTCCCAGAATTGTATCACTATCAGAATCCTACAAGGGAAGTGCTGTGTGGCCTCGGTGTCATATCTTTAAGCGcttcttattttaaatctatCTTAATTACATCAGTGATATAATGTGTTTAGAAATGGGATATTTCTGTGTATAGCAACTCTAAGGTCCAGTGTAATATAATACAGTCTTTGACCCACACAAACTGGTCTTTAAGCTTACttttcacagaattgcaggagtTGGGATGGACCGCAAAAGTCTGAGTCCACCCCCCAGATGAGTACAGATGAATCTGGAGTATCTCCACAGGAGACAACTCtgcagtctctctgggcagcctgttgcaatGTTCCCTACATCAGAACATAGAGTGAGAGGTGCTAGTATCAGTAGTTCTGTCAAGCATTGTTCTTCCATTCAGTCTGATGAATTTCTGTGCACTCTAGAAAAGTAATCATTCACTTTTATTATTTGTCAAACAAGTGAATATGGCTTTATCTCTCTCATGTGTTTCATAGCAAAGATAAAGAGGAAGCTATCGAAGCCCTGCTAGTATGGGTTCAATTCCCACTGGAACAAAGGTGTCTGTGTGCATATGACTTTGGATTAACAATCAAATTACAGAATGACTTAGCATGTAAAACATCTTCAGTATGACCAACCTGAAATAAGGAGTTCTGTCATTACAGCAGGTTCTTTAGTGTCTTGTCCATGCATTTCTTAGATAGTTCTGGGAATGGTGGGACTgggactccaccacttccctagGCAAGCCATTCCTTTGGTATCCCCCTGTCTGCAACCTGCTGTCAGGTAGACCTCCTCCAAACATAATGACCTGTTGCTTCTGAAGTGTCTTGTTTTACGGTCCCTCCAACTTGTTTGCTCTTCTGTGAACGTGTTCCAGCAACTCAATATCATTGTTTGTTGTGAGAGGCCCAAAAGTGATCACAGTAGTCAAGGTGCAGCCTCCCTGTTCTGGAGTACGGGGCCAATCCTTTCCCTCATCCCACTGAccacactatttctgatgcaggcCTGGATGCCATTGACCTTTGCATGCCACCTGGGTTCACTGCTGGCTGTCAgccagcacccccagctcctttTCTGATGAGCAACTCTCCAGCCACTCATGCCCTGGTCTGTACCACTGTATGGTGTTGTTGTTACCCCGCTGTAGGACTGGGGGCTTAGCCTTGTTAAATGTCATGAAGGTGGACTTAGCCCTTTTATCCAGCCTCTCCAGATCCATCTGCAAAGCGTTCCAGGTCCCAAGTAGATAACAGCAGATCTCTGTACAAACTTCAAGTTCTGTCTCATGGGAAAACCTTTATGGTTCAAGTGTGtctctttttccttgtcttttgcAGCTTTTGTAAGAATACCTTTTAAATCTGATTTCCCAGAAAGTGCCCTGTTCAAAtcatgctgttgttttttaaagaaaaaacaaggtGATCTAGAATTTCTTCAAGAATGAAAAAGGTTTTTGGTGTtgattcttctcattttcagaacagcagatGTTTAGAACTAAAAGCAGGGCAGGGGTGCATGTCTTCTTTCAACAATCAAAACTTCTGTTTATAGGCAGCGTCCGAAAGCTTGTGAAATATGGGAGCAGATTCTACAGAACCATCCGACTGACTTGCTGGCCCTCAAATTTTCCCAGGACACTTATTTCTCCATAGGATATCAAGTACAAATGCGAGATTCCGTTGCTCgggtttttcctttctggacaCCTGATGTTCCTCTGAGCAGGTAAGTCACGCTTCATTTTCAACACTGCTCTTTATCTGATGTATGGATGCTTTTTGGCTTTAGGTTGAAACTCATCTAACAAATAGATTTGTTAGAAACAGAAGTTAGTCAAGATCAATGGCTTATAAGTGAAGTCAAGTGAATTACAGGCGACCACAGCTCAAATATCTCCCCTGTATCCCTGCTGACACTgaggttgttttgtttagttttcagAAGTGAGCAGCAGTTCATTTAGTAGGACAGCAGAGTTTTTTTGGCACAATTCTGCCAAGGTGCAGACTGTTGTCCACTTAATTGGGTACGTTCCCAGAATCATATACTGGCCCTGTACTTTGGGCCTTTATTGCTTAATGACGGTACCTTTGCCACATTGTGTTAAGGTGCTTGCATATAGTAGGCAGTGAAGAAAGAGCAGATGGCTACAGTCATATGTGTTGCCTTTGAGATATTCAGATAACTTTGGTGACAACAGTTTCTTACTCCCGAACAtctaatttttcactttttatgaCTGCTCTGTGCAACTCTTAGTTCCAGCTTATACGAAAGGGTAAATGTCAGCAGCTTTTAAATACTGGTGGTACGCTTCTTGTCACTGATTATTGTGCTGGCATCTCTGGGCCCCATTTCCTATGCAGAGTAACTTGTTGTTCTGTACTCCACAAACCTGAATCCTTTGAGCCCTCGTGTGGGTTGCCACCAGCACCAGCCTGACAATGGATGTCTTTCACCTACAGCCTGGTGGGCCCAATGAGCCAAAATAGTCTCTGTTGGGCATAAGGAAGAGTTCATCTTCTGTTAAGTATGCTCATTTATAAGAAGTAGGCTGTGAGCTCTTTCTGTTGCTCAGTATTGTGAACTAATTTGCAAGGACTGTTCTGAGTTAAATGCTGTTTCTAGTGtgtttttcattccttattTAAGTCTAGTTCTAAATGGGTAAAGTGTCGttcctttccattttgcttaGCTACGTGAAGGGCTACTATGCTTTTGGACTGATGGAATCAAACTTCTTTGATCGTGCTGAGGAGCTTGCCCGTGAGGTAATCTGCCTGTTCATGATGGTAAAAGGTTTTTAGAATTGTTAGTCGTGTGCTCCCTATCTCAGAGTGATGTTTTGCACAAATGCTGTGAACTGACTCTTCATCATCACCATTTTtagtggaagaaagaaagagataaagctCAATGTGGAAATGCTCATTTTAACAAGGAACTCTTAATAACTATCCCTTAAAatcttctctgccttttgctGCATCCCCCATGTGTAACTGGCTGTTAATGTCTACTAAAGAAATTTAGGTTGTTTTACTGTAATCTGCTCTTGACTGTTCATACTGTTGTAGACTGAATTATGCCAGTGCATGCAAATCTTTTGTGGCCGATACTGATTCATGATTTCAGTAACAAATGCTTACCTGCCAGTTTGAGTGACTCAtcacagtttcctttttttccacttgtagGCTTTGAGTATAAATCAGTCAGATGCATGGTCAGCTCATACTATAGCTCACAtacatgaaatgaaagcagaggtgGAGAAAGGGTTAGCATtcatgaaggaaacagaagacaaCTGGAAGGTAAGCTTTGTCAAAGCATCTCCAAAAAGTATCTTTTTAGGTCTTCTTTGCCCGCTCCAGCCAAGTCCTGCTATTCTTTATC
The Coturnix japonica isolate 7356 chromosome 1, Coturnix japonica 2.1, whole genome shotgun sequence DNA segment above includes these coding regions:
- the LOC116654405 gene encoding uncharacterized protein LOC116654405, with the protein product MVITKEPGDGVLNICTDSWAVYRGLTLWITQWATQEWTIHARPIWGKDMWVDIWNTVKHRTVCVYHVSGHQPLQSPGNDEADTLARIRWIENSQSENIARWLHQKLRHAGQKIMWAAAKAWGLPVQLSDIVQACQDCDACSKMRPRPLPETTSHIARGYSPLQRWQVDYIGPLPRSEGARYALTCVDTVSGLLQAYPVPKANQAYTIKALTICKTN